In Chaetodon trifascialis isolate fChaTrf1 chromosome 6, fChaTrf1.hap1, whole genome shotgun sequence, one DNA window encodes the following:
- the tas2r202 gene encoding taste receptor, type 2, member 202 has product MFGGNKLALWAMTGLLAVTTVFFNVYIFLMSLRSHKQKKQWSPSETIITALSVADVAHQLVCYFWMSMDEVDSECHIAQKPYTIMLLLIYSLKFTIMWDTSFLTFYYSTKLVSTPNRCYTHIQATILKHVTSAVLLIPLCGLCTCMPMLVVFRPDNHTSANMDCGVLVPDTRPGQIYEATYLLLADVLPGVLMVKCCVSISVHLAVHLRHMKASTNGAHGPKLGSQMRVIQMALSLVAVFIVFLVVDLYVQYQIAVNHENVLTLTFFFTSVYTTVTATVLIYGKKTFWKALIREFNVCLDEYPCLSCLKVPEQKTKPSVPAKVKN; this is encoded by the coding sequence ATGTTTGGGGGAAATAAACTGGCCCTGTGGGCGATGACAGGTCTGCTGGCCGTCACCACCGTCTTCTTCAATGTCTACATCTTCCTGATGAGCCTGCGGAGCCACAAGCAGAAGAAGCAGTGGAGTCCCAGTGAAACCATCATCACGGCTCTGTCGGTGGCCGACGTGGCTCACCAGCTGGTCTGTTACTTCTGGATGAGCATGGACGAGGTGGACAGCGAGTGCCACATCGCCCAGAAGCCCTACAccatcatgctgctgctgatctacAGCCTCAAGTTCACCATCATGTGGGACACCAGCTTCCTCACGTTCTACTACAGCACCAAGCTGGTGAGCACCCCCAACCGCTGCTACACGCACATCCAGGCCACCATCCTGAAGCACGTCACCTCGGCCGTCCTGCTCATCCCTCTGTGCGGCCTCTGCACCTGCATGCCGATGCTCGTGGTGTTTCGCCCTGACAACCACACCTCGGCCAACATGGACTGTGGGGTTTTAGTGCCCGACACCCGCCCGGGGCAGATCTACGAAGCCACGTATCTGCTGCTGGCCGACGTGCTGCCGGGGGTGCTCATGGTGAAATGCTGCGTCTCCATCTCCGTCCACCTGGCCGTCCATCTCCGTCACATGAAAGCCAGCACCAACGGAGCTCACGGCCCGAAGCTGGGCTCCCAGATGAGGGTGATCCAGATGGCTTTATCTCTGGTGGCCGTCTTCATCGTCTTCCTCGTGGTCGACCTTTACGTCCAGTACCAGATAGCGGTGAACCACGAGAACGTCCTCACGCTCACCTTCTTCTTCACGTCCGTCTACACGACGGTCACCGCCACGGTGCTGATCTATGGGAAAAAGACCTTTTGGAAAGCTCTGATCCGTGAGTTCAACGTGTGCCTGGATGAATATCCCTGTTTGTCTTGTCTGAAGGTGCCGGAACAAAAAACTAAGCCCAGCGTTCCTGCAAAAGTTAAAAACTGA